From Candidatus Woesearchaeota archaeon, one genomic window encodes:
- a CDS encoding NUDIX hydrolase, protein MKIIRTVSLIPLNIEKTQICLVKKVSNDKNKGKWSFPGELVKPEESNNQAIIRIIKAQMKCTVSNFKEFKKTESRVKIAVIKSQYLTGNIQGEIKLDSRKYSEFKWFDLNQELLSLEYAFDENKIVINLLKEFKK, encoded by the coding sequence ATGAAAATAATTAGAACAGTAAGTTTAATTCCATTAAACATAGAAAAAACTCAAATTTGTTTAGTTAAAAAAGTATCAAATGATAAAAATAAAGGAAAATGGTCTTTTCCTGGTGAATTAGTTAAACCTGAAGAAAGTAACAATCAAGCAATCATTAGAATTATTAAAGCTCAAATGAAATGCACTGTATCCAACTTCAAAGAATTCAAAAAAACTGAAAGTAGAGTGAAAATTGCAGTAATCAAATCTCAGTATTTAACTGGTAATATTCAAGGAGAGATAAAACTAGATTCAAGAAAATATAGTGAATTTAAATGGTTTGATTTAAATCAAGAACTATTATCTCTAGAATACGCATTTGATGAAAATAAAATCGTAATTAATTTATTAAAAGAATTTAAAAAATAA